Proteins from one Camelina sativa cultivar DH55 chromosome 8, Cs, whole genome shotgun sequence genomic window:
- the LOC104706802 gene encoding cryptochrome DASH, chloroplastic/mitochondrial — translation MAAYSLSFSSHLSKPLRRFTFHNLHPISSSSLFLCSAASMNDHIHRVPALNEEEIDSVAIKMFERYALPSSSIKRNGKGVSIFWFRNDLRVLDNDALYKAWSSSENLLPVYCLDPRLFHTTHFFNFPKTGALRGGFLMECLVDLRKNLMKRGLNLLIRSGKPEDIVPSLAKDFGAHTVFAHKETCSEELDVERLVNQGLKRVGNGTKLELIWGSTMYHKDDLPFDVYDLPDVYTQFRKSVEGNCSIRRSTRVPLSLGPTPSVDNWGDVPTLEQVGIEPQEVTRGMRFVGGESAGVGRVFEYFWKKDLLKVYKDTRNGMLGPDYSTKFSPWLAFGCISPRFIYEEVQRYEKERVANNSTYWVLFELIWRDYFRFLSIKCGNSLFQLGGPRNVQGKWSQDKRLFESWRDGKTGYPLIDANMKELATTGFMSNRGRQIVCSFLVRDMGLDWRMGAEWFETCLLDYDPCSNYGNWTYGAGVGNDPREDRYFSIPKQAQNYDPEGEYVAFWVQQLRRLPKEKRHWPGRLMYMDTVVPLKHGNGPMAGGSKSGGGFRGSHSGRRSRHNNGP, via the exons ATGGCGGCTTACTCGCTCTCGTTCTCATCTCATCTCTCAAAACCACTTCGCAGATTCACCTTTCACAACCTTCATCccatttcttcctcttctctgtttctctgcTCTGCGGCAAGTATGAACGATCATATCCATCGTGTTCCAGCTCTCAACGAGGAAGAGATTGACTCTGTGGCTATAAAAATGTTTGAGAGATACGCATTGCCTTCTTCTTCGATAAAGAGAAACGGCAAAGGAGTTTCAATCTTTTGGTTTAGAAACGATCTTAGAGTTCTTGATAATGATGCACTGTACAAAGCTTGGTCTTCCTCTGAGAACCTTTTGCCTGTTTACTGTCTTGATCCTCGTCTCTTTCACACTACGCATTTCTTCAATTTCCCTAAAACCGGAG CTTTAAGAGGTGGTTTTCTTATGGAATGTTTGGTTGATTTGAGAAAGAATCTTATGAAAAGAGGGTTGAATCTTCTTATTCGAAGTGGTAAACCTGAAGATATTGTTCCTTCTCTTGCTAAAGATTTTGGAGCTCATACA gtgttTGCTCATAAAGAAACGTGTAGTGAGGAGCTAGATGTTGAAAGACTTGTGAATCAAGGTTTGAAAAGGGTTGGGAATGGTACTAAGCTTGAGCTTATTTGGGGAAGTACTATGTATCACAAAGATGATCTTCCATTTGATGTTTATGATTTGCCTGATGTCTACACTCAGTTTCGTAAG TCGGTAGAAGGCAATTGTAGTATCAGAAGGTCCACCCGCGTTCCACTTTCTCTAGGGCCAACACCTTCTGTTGATAACTGGGGAGATGTTCCAACTCTTGAGCAAGTTGGAATTGAGCCACAAGAG GTAACCAGAGGAATGCGATTCGTGGGTGGTGAAAGTGCAGGAGTAGGCAGAGTATTTGAGTACTTTTGGAAGAAG GATctattaaaagtatacaaagaCACGAGAAACGGAATGTTAGGACCTGATTATTCGACAAAATTCTCTCCGTGGCTTGCCTTTGGATGTATCTCTCCTCGTTTCATATATGAAGAG GTTCAAAGATATGAAAAGGAAAGAGTAGCAAATAATTCAACATACTG GGTGCTGTTTGAATTAATATGGAGGGATTACTTTAGGTTTCTTTCAATTAAGTGTGGGAACTCCCTCTTCCAACTAG GTGGCCCGAGAAATGTGCAAGGGAAATGGAGTCAAGATAAGAGACTATTTGAGTCTTGGAGAGATGGCAAGACCGG GTATCCTCTTATAGATGCAAACATGAAGGAGTTAGCGACTACAGGTTTCATGTCAAATCGAGGCCGACAGATTGTTTGTTCGTTTCTTGTCCGGGACATGGGATTGGATTGGCGCATGGGTGCAGAATGGTTTGAGACATGTCTATTGGACTATGATCCTTGTTCTAACTACGGAAACTGGACCTATGGAGCAG GAGTTGGAAATGATCCCAGAGAAGACCGCTACTTCAGCATTCCCAAGCAA GCACAGAATTATGATCCAGAAGGAGAATACGTTGCCTTTTGGGTGCAGCAACTGCGTCGGCTTCCGAAAGAGAAGAGACATTGGCCAGGGAGACTGATGTATATGGACACAGTTGTGCCATTAAAGCATGGTAATGGTCCAATGGCTGGAGGGTCTAAGTCTGGTGGTGGCTTCAGAGGTAGTCATAGTGGAAGACGTTCTAGACACAACAATGGTCCTTAG
- the LOC104706801 gene encoding tRNA (guanine-N(7)-)-methyltransferase, protein MDSETKPTFSKSTGLPRKRFYRARAHSNPLSDSHFPIPVSPAHEDFSLHFPKFVEADNKISKKVEFADIGCGFGGLLISLATLFPDTLMIGMELRDKVTEYVKERILALRRTSSEEGQYENISVVRTNSMKYIPNYFEKGQLSKMFFLFPDPHFKEKNHRRRVISTHLLDEYAYVLRAGGIIYTITDVEELGEWMKACLEKHPMFESLTQEELDSDPVVELLCSATEEGQKVARNGGQTFRAIFRRIAYVS, encoded by the coding sequence ATGGACAGTGAGACGAAACCAACCTTCAGCAAATCTACAGGGCTACCTAGGAAGCGATTCTACAGAGCAAGAGCTCATAGTAACCCTCTTAGCGATTCTCACTTCCCTATTCCGGTTTCTCCAGCTCATGAGGACTTTTCACTTCACTTCCCCAAATTCGTCGAAGCTGACAACAAAATCTCCAAGAAGGTTGAGTTTGCTGATATTGGATGCGGGTTTGGTGGCCTGCTAATTTCACTCGCGACGCTCTTCCCTGATACGTTAATGATCGGTATGGAGTTGAGAGACAAAGTGACTGAATACGTCAAGGAACGGATCTTAGCCTTGAGGAGAACAAGCTCGGAGGAGGGACAGTATGAGAACATCTCGGTTGTTAGGACAAACTCGATGAAGTACATTCCGAATTACTTTGAGAAAGGACAGCTTTCGAAGATGTTTTTCCTCTTCCCTGATCCGCATTTCAAGGAGAAGAATCACAGGAGGAGAGTGATTAGCACTCATTTGCTTGATGAGTATGCTTATGTTCTTAGAGCTGGTGGGATTATTTACACAATCACTGATGTGGAAGAGCTTGGAGAGTGGATGAAGGCTTGCCTTGAGAAACATCCCATGTTTGAATCTCTTACACAGGAGGAGCTTGATTCGGATCCTGTCGTGGAGCTTCTGTGCAGTGCTACCGAGGAAGGACAGAAAGTTGCCAGAAATGGAGGGCAGACTTTCAGAGCAATATTTAGACGCATTGCATATGTTTCTTGA